A genomic segment from Anaerobaca lacustris encodes:
- a CDS encoding formylglycine-generating enzyme family protein, giving the protein MTFEFVRIRPGCFMMGSDTGDGDERPVHRVRIEYSFDLGRTEVTVGQFEAFVEATGYETIGERKGSLWHHASPAQMGWMRGRSWRNPGFDQTDKHPVVGISYIDATAFCRWLSQQSGQRFRLPTEAEWEYACRGGVSGENADHLEESAWYSGCGARSTHPVGQKKPNAWGLYDMPGNAAEWCEDFYDWHYGRVPRDGSAHTVPGVPAVAAARRILRGGSWSSPAQACRPSYRCPVPAAHRGSDTGFRIVRDMRPSAHTKPSPGPLDLRRPPAPTVAAEDSSRKLLLDVDGVKFELVRIDPGSFVMGSPHRYVDEYEWTYEMPEHEVTIDYSFYLGATEVTREQFALFVDQTGYVTDAEKQGWAYTCVPDAPWHYQALMDWRFPGFMQTDRDPVTHIGWHDAVAFCQWLGDKTGREIRLPSEAEWEYACRAGTAGDFAGPLDQMAWTLWNSGPVKRTRPVAQKQPNAWGLYDMHGSVWEWVQDLWHDKADGAPQDGSVRLEMDRFDPMGITRGGSFASPPWLCRSYIRMKTPLGQMIHYNNGFRLGCDAEAAW; this is encoded by the coding sequence ATGACGTTCGAATTCGTTCGCATTCGGCCGGGATGTTTCATGATGGGTTCCGATACCGGTGATGGGGACGAACGTCCGGTTCACCGGGTCCGGATCGAATACAGCTTCGATCTGGGCAGGACGGAAGTGACGGTAGGGCAGTTCGAGGCGTTCGTCGAGGCGACCGGATACGAGACCATCGGCGAGCGCAAGGGCTCGCTGTGGCACCATGCCTCACCTGCACAGATGGGTTGGATGCGGGGACGAAGCTGGCGCAACCCTGGGTTCGACCAGACGGACAAACACCCGGTGGTCGGGATCAGCTACATCGATGCGACCGCCTTCTGCCGGTGGCTCTCACAGCAGAGCGGCCAGCGCTTTCGCCTTCCAACGGAGGCGGAATGGGAATACGCCTGCCGTGGCGGGGTCTCAGGGGAGAATGCGGACCATCTCGAAGAATCAGCCTGGTACAGCGGCTGTGGCGCCCGGAGCACGCATCCGGTCGGCCAGAAGAAGCCCAACGCCTGGGGGCTCTACGACATGCCGGGCAACGCCGCCGAATGGTGCGAGGATTTCTACGACTGGCATTATGGTCGCGTTCCCCGCGACGGCAGCGCCCACACCGTGCCGGGCGTTCCTGCCGTCGCGGCGGCGCGCCGTATCCTGCGCGGCGGCTCGTGGTCCAGCCCGGCGCAGGCCTGCCGGCCCTCATACCGGTGCCCCGTGCCGGCGGCGCATCGCGGCAGCGACACGGGCTTTCGAATCGTGCGCGACATGCGACCGTCGGCTCATACCAAGCCATCCCCTGGTCCTTTGGATTTGAGGCGGCCACCCGCTCCAACGGTGGCGGCAGAGGACTCCTCGCGTAAGCTGCTGTTGGACGTCGACGGCGTCAAGTTCGAACTCGTTCGCATCGACCCCGGCTCGTTCGTCATGGGCAGTCCCCATCGCTATGTCGATGAATACGAGTGGACCTACGAGATGCCCGAGCACGAGGTGACCATTGACTACAGCTTCTATCTGGGTGCCACGGAAGTGACGCGCGAGCAGTTCGCCCTTTTCGTCGACCAGACGGGCTACGTGACCGACGCCGAGAAGCAGGGCTGGGCCTACACCTGCGTGCCCGATGCCCCGTGGCACTATCAGGCGCTGATGGACTGGCGTTTCCCCGGTTTCATGCAGACCGACCGCGACCCGGTGACGCACATCGGCTGGCATGATGCGGTCGCGTTCTGTCAGTGGCTTGGCGACAAGACGGGCCGGGAGATCCGCCTGCCCAGCGAGGCCGAATGGGAGTACGCCTGCCGCGCCGGGACTGCGGGTGATTTCGCGGGCCCGCTCGACCAGATGGCCTGGACGCTCTGGAACTCGGGCCCCGTCAAACGCACCCGTCCCGTCGCGCAGAAGCAGCCCAACGCCTGGGGCCTCTACGATATGCATGGCAGCGTGTGGGAGTGGGTCCAGGACCTCTGGCACGACAAGGCCGACGGAGCGCCACAGGACGGCTCTGTGCGGCTCGAAATGGATCGCTTCGACCCGATGGGCATCACACGCGGCGGCTCGTTCGCCAGTCCGCCCTGGCTGTGCCGCTCGTACATCCGCATGAAGACCCCGCTGGGACAGATGATCCACTACAACAACGGGTTTCGCCTCGGATGTGATGCTGAAGCGGCTTGGTGA